The genome window ATTTATACTTggttatttgaaagaaaaaaaaatctcaaattttacTTTACAAATTATTgaattctttagaattttttgttaaaaatttgttgaaattatttaacattttttagtgaaatttaTAGTTAGCCCAAAAGGTTTTCATACTTgagttttaatgataacaaaatgaACTTAATGGTTTTATCAAGCTTAATGTTTCAAGTTCTAAGGAATCAAATCAAGTATCAAgcaataaacaaatttaaataaatgaagatttGGACACATTTAAAACCCTTAGGATCATTGTGTAAGATTGGTTTATGATGCACTAGggttaatttaaaaattccatgtacttaaatgtttttaaactcATCAACATCATGCTTTAAATTGAAtctaaattctcaaaaatggaTGAATCCTTGTTTTATTTGAAACTCATGCTTAAATCTCCATAAAAGCATGTTTAAAGggttttaaaaaagttttagaaGTTTAGCCAATATTTGCGAGTTttgttttaatcttaaaatttgCAAGATTTCAAATTTGTCAAGTTACAAGAAAATTGATTAAGCCAATAGGGATCGATTAATTAAGGAAGTCAAAATCACCTCATGTGCATTAAAGCGGAGCCTCAAATGACAAACCCTTAGGGGCTCGATGGTCACTTGCTAGAGCATTTAATACCTAACGACTAATGAATCGATTGCTTCATTGGTCAAACCAAAATTAAGCTTAATCGTTGTTTTAAGCTTTCCTCATATAAATATAAGCTCCAAATTGTATTTGTAAAATAGAGAACTTGTACATTCATTACTTATCTATTAAATCATCATTAAGTGTTTTTCAGTGCATTCAATCCAAAATTTGCAAACTTTAAGTCATTTTGATCAAATCCTAGATTTCATTGTATATTGTGAGTCAATCTTGCTTACTAGGATtgttattaaattttcattttatttaagaaacttGATGATGATATTTAAATGTGTACATTCACTTGAGGAAGAACTATGAAGGATAGATTAGAACCATAATCTAATTATATGAAGTGAAGGCTTGATAAACCTTGAATCAGTCGAACTTTCAACACTATTGAAACTTGAGAAGAGTAAACACATACTAACATTGTTTTTCTCTTCTTGAAATTTCATGATTGACTCAACCATGAGAAATGCATTAATCACGTTTAGCTAATACATTCTTATGTTAGAGacaaatgttataaaataataaacatagtaatttttttaagaatcaaaatattatattattaatcttCAATTCTTTTACCATTGGAATAAATTTCAATACATTGAGATATTTGgaaatgtatttaataattttttaaataaataaaaaataaaaaaataaaaattatgttggtgctttatttttattttctaaaacttattaataaaattttaaaactaaagatataaaaaaggtttttgatttccaaattcaaaaataaaaaattaatatccatAATTTATCTACTTCTTactcattttttagaaaattaaaacattaatgtACTAACTATTGAcataaaaaatttgtcaaaatagaaaaaaaaaatgtatcaatttttttaatttctcttatTCTATAATtgctaaacatttttttttctagcccTACCAAAACTATaatatctataaaaataaatatatatatatatatatatatatatatatatatatatatatattattattattattattattattattattattaaaatcaataaacgCTTACATCATGGAGGGTTGCAAATGAGACCTCAATACTTTAactaatttgttaaaaaaaataattacaatattTCTGTTTAATCAAATTTGGTTACCTAATTAGTCAtgcaaatataaaagaaaagaaaatgcaaggaaaattaataaaaaacttgtATATGATTAAATTCATTATCTTTAATATAGAAGGcgaaaaattggaaaatgttgggaggaaaattcaaaattttaatattttcatttatttatttttaaaacaataagtaTATTGTAAGAccacttattttaataaaaataagatttttacaaaattaccCCTAAAAATTGGTAGGATGAGTTCGGGAGTGTAAGGGTATTTGTGTAATTTAGGATCATTATCGCAGCCCGATTTAGTGTGAAAAGGGTTGTCGGGTTTCTTTTTTTCGGGCCGTCTGTTACAAAAACGGCAAACCCTAGCTTTACCCTTTTTCGTCATTCACGAACGTGTTCTATCTCTCTTCTCCAGTTCGATTCCATCTAGATCGATAGCCTTGATTCTCAAATCAACCTCCGattcttttaattctttttattatcgATCGATTCATCCCAATTTTAGCCCCAGCCGTTCCGTAAATCCGATTCTAGGTTAGGGTTTCAGAGACCCCCCGATCTGCGTGTCTCGAGCTCAGATCTGTCTGTTCTTTTCTCGATAAATCCATTCTTGTTCTGTTTTTTACGTTTTTCTTTCTCGTTTGGCtctgattttgtaaattttttgggtttttaggGTTTCTAAGATTTGGGTTCTTTATTGTTCATTGGAACAACAGATCTGTTGGGATCGGTGTGAATTCTCTGAAATTAACTGATTTTTTTAAGGTGGTTCGGGtgtaattttgaagattttgtttaaaatttttggatcGAGGGTTAGGGTTTCGATTGAATTGGGGGTTTTGCTTCTCTTCTTTAATTGATCTGGGGAAAGATCAGATTTCATCGAGAAATAGAGTTTTTGTTACTTTATTgtcattaattttcttaattttggggactttgttgaaaatatttttttatcaggaTTAGGGTTTCAATCAAATTGGGGTTTTGCTTCTCTGCTTTAATTGGGTTGGGGTAACCTCCAATTTTGTCTAGAaataagtttctattttttgattACTCATCAATCGAAGGCTTCTTTTCCATTGGACGACGAATTTTTGGAGGTATATAGACCATTCCTTGGAGCTAATTTCAGaaatcattatcatttttagctaaaagaaaaaataaatttatattgaattaTTAGTAAAATATTAGGTCAGTGTCTTGGTATTCCCTTTTAGTAAATGTGGGCCGCCCTCACtaactttctttattttgtcCTTAATTACAAGTGGTGGCTCATTTATATGTGCTCAAATCGATAGTCCTATGGTTTCTCCTTCTTGGGCCTGCCTGATCATTGAACTAAAGTTGGTGCATAGCCTGTTACAATTTATGGACTTGGGTGTTGTACTAGATACTCTTCATTGTGTTGCATTGGTTTGAAAATGTTGTGTAGAATTACTTCGTTTCTGTAAAGCATTAGTGGGTTTAGATTTACTAGTTTAAAGTGCTATAAGAATATTGTGATAAGGTTGCATGTTTGTCTATTTGCCCAAGTCAGCATGGTGTCTGTACTTGGTATTCTTTTTACTTAAATGCAATTTTTCTACTTTCCTTATCATAAGGATGAAACTTGTGGTATTTTCTGGAGGTGGTCAATCTGCTTAATTAATGTGTGCAAAATAGTGGGTTTGATGCTCagattcttttaaaaacatatgCTAGAACGAGAACATATATTTATGTCACCCTCTATTAGTGATAGAAAACTTTTGGTTACCACAtaagagaaaaaattaaaaaaaaaaaacatttttaatgatCAAATGCCTTTTGTGGTCTAATATTCAATTTAGTCATTTTTCAATTTAGACAGAATAGTTTTTCAGTTTGGAAGAAAGCATAATCTTGTATTAGGAGTGAAGGAGGtgtagaaattaaatttaagatttaGTTCTGCAAGTATGTTGTGGTGCCTGATTTCAAGAGAACAACTTAACCAATTTCTTTCAGCTCCACATGAAACTAACTCTGGCTTATATCTCATTGGAATGGGATTGTGATGTTCAATCGTGATTTATCACCATCTAtttagatatatcatatatattatgGAATAACAAGTTGTTGGATCACAGATAGGTTCTTTTAGAAACAGGCAATGAACATGGATGTTTTAATGAATTGAGAACCCTCATTCCATGTGAGTATTAAGAAATGTCAGGGCTATGTGTCTGTCCTTCTTTGCATAGATGCCCACCTGTTTTGAGATGCGTCTTTCTTAGAAGAAGTTCTAGTTGCAACCATGCTATCATCTGATATCATGTTAATATTTGGTAGtcattttgattttgttattttcatgaCTACAGAGAAGCCAAAATTAACAAAGAGATATAATCACTTTGGTGGTCTGAATTTCATTTCATATTTAGTTCTTGATTTGGTCTTAATACATGTGATACTCATTCTTTATATTGAAAACCATGCATTTAgaataaaatgttttctaattCCTAAATTCTTTAGTGGGTAAAAGTTTTGCATTCTAATGCTTGAGTTGTTTGAGTAATAGATTCTGAAACAATTCTTTCAAGACAATCAGATAATAATGTTAACATGCATTTGGTTGGTATTGTTTGAACATTAGAGCCTGAAGGATTACATAGTTTCCTTCATGTGATAGTTGGACTGTTGCTGACAAACAGAGGTAAGTATAACATATATTACCACCCAGAGAGATCAATGAAATGCAAGTGAAATTTTTGTACTTCTCTTTTATGTGGTCTGGCATTAAATGCTTTGCtctccttctttttcttcatctttaaAATTCTAGATGGGTGCATCTTGATATAAGTTCAACCTTTCTTTgatctcttattttttattaatttgtttccTTTCTGTCTTGCAGTTAAACATGGTACAGAAGCGTTCATTTGATGATGAGGAGTTATACGAGATTTCTTCTAAGCACCCCAGACAATTAGAACATAATCAtcatctaatttcatttttggaattTGTTCCTTTTGATGATCCTCTTCAGAAGCCTCGTGTTCAAGGTGAGAAAGAGCTTATTTAGTCCCTAATAACTTATGAGTGCTTAAGGCAAAGTTTAAAGTTCATCTGATCACTTTTCATAATTGTCTATGccacaaatttattttcagaattttcacttatcaaaaaaataattgtctatGCCACAAAGTAGAAATAGGAGttgtgattttaatattttctactGCAAAATTTATTACTCATTTCCACTGACTTGATGCTGGTCATCTGATTTCTGGACTTCTTTTTGAACCAGTTCCAAATTGCAATACATCTTCTGCACAGAAGATTGCAGAACATGTGGTTGTGGGAACATTCTATAAGggatttaagtttttttagtcATTAGCTTAGAGGGTGCTTGATAAATCAACTTGATGACTTAATATGATTCAATGATTTAATGTAAGTTATTAAAGcttaaatgtaaaaataataatagtaaatcaatttaatgacttaagtgtAATTGAACTTAAAGTCATTAAgcattaagtattaaattttaccaaatgcTCACATAGAGCTCCAAAATGTAGAATAGCTGAATCTTTGTATTCCATCTTCATGTGCCTGAATGTACCTTTTAAGAAAAGTCACCTTATATACATACTTGAACCATCTTTGTATGCCTAGAATCGCCTTGATTATTGAGTTTGGATGAGTGTGAACTGTGATTGATTGAATACATGGGACAATTTAATAACATcctacaaacaaaaaaaatatttatgttgcatgcatgtttttcatttttcacaaaTCAGTTGTATGAAAAGATGATCAGACAcgaatatatatatgtgtgtgtgtgtttgttatTGTTTGATTAACTTATTAGCTCACCTAATCTAATTTGCTGAAGGTGAGGGAGAATTATTAAAATGTAAAACTGAAGGTGATGAGAAGCTTCTCAGTGGCTTCTGTACTGATTTTCCAATAAGTGCTAAAGACACTGAAACCTTTATGCGTGGCTGCATTTCCACCTCATCATGGGCCACCAGCAGTACTAGTGAAGATGATGCCAGGTCAGAGGCACCAATTGATGTATCACTGTTTCCAGAATATTTTAGTTCTGACAGTCCAGTGAGGGCATCCAACGACTCTGATGACTACTATTTATCTCTTTTGGATTATCCTCCCCGAAAATCTGTCCCCATTGGATCAGATCATCAAGTTGATGTTCCAGCATGGAGCCAGGGTATCATGGATTCATTAGATTACTTAGAAACATCTGAACAAGTAATTTTCTCTCCACAAGCTTCAGGCTTGGAACTCAGTGTTGGTAACATTGATGAGAAAAGGCTGATTGGGACATGTGTAATGCCAATGCCCAAGTCAGAACCATTTTGCAACGATGCTGTAGTCGGAAATGGTAGAACTGATTGTAGCTGTCATGATAGGGGTTCTTACAGATGTGTAAGACAACATATTGCGGAAGCAAGAGAGAAACTTAGAGGAACCCTTGGAGAGGAGAGGTTTGTAAAGCTGGGTTTCCATGACATGGGAGAGGAAGTTGCAGAGAAATGGAATGAAGAGGAAGAACAATTATTTCACGAGGTTGTCTTCTCTAATCCAGTGTCATTGGGTAAGAATTTTTGGGACAATCTTTCCTTAGTCTTCCCTTCCCGAACTA of Vitis vinifera cultivar Pinot Noir 40024 chromosome 17, ASM3070453v1 contains these proteins:
- the LOC100263964 gene encoding uncharacterized protein LOC100263964 encodes the protein MVQKRSFDDEELYEISSKHPRQLEHNHHLISFLEFVPFDDPLQKPRVQGEGELLKCKTEGDEKLLSGFCTDFPISAKDTETFMRGCISTSSWATSSTSEDDARSEAPIDVSLFPEYFSSDSPVRASNDSDDYYLSLLDYPPRKSVPIGSDHQVDVPAWSQGIMDSLDYLETSEQVIFSPQASGLELSVGNIDEKRLIGTCVMPMPKSEPFCNDAVVGNGRTDCSCHDRGSYRCVRQHIAEAREKLRGTLGEERFVKLGFHDMGEEVAEKWNEEEEQLFHEVVFSNPVSLGKNFWDNLSLVFPSRTTREIVSYYFNVFMLRKRAEQNRYDPENIDSDNDEWPETDDYCNDEHEMTEEDEDSVVESPIYQEDPSYNPCHADDKRKYEDIGDGTHGDNENVNYGSGMDILDISESCTDKLLNNSGSDSICQLSDVPWDGKGDHGIKDGSCTSSNTGADSQRTQAKAGNGDHWYALEPCDAKVWDAGYVTCSKTKVDLLSTCSMIEEVFGAGTGTYKGADGQGLI